GGGGGTAACGCCCACGACGCGCCGCATCACCGTCGTGACCCAAGGGGAGAAGACCAGCCGCGAGAACGGCCTGGTGACCGCGCCGATCGACGTTCTCGAAAACGTCAACATCGTCGACACACCCGGTACGAACGCCATCGAGCGCGAGCACGAGCGGATTACACGGGAGTTCCTTCCTCGCGCGGACTTGGTGCTGTTCGTGACCTCGGCGGACCGGCCGTTCACCGAGAGCGAGAGAGCGTTTCTCGAGAGCATCCGCAACTGGGGGAAGAAGATCGTTCTCGTGGTGAACAAGATCGACGTGCTGGAAGACTCGCGTCAGATCGATGAGGTCGAAGGCTTCGTGAGTGCGCAAGGGGCGAAGCTCCTCGGGGGCTCGCCCGAGGTGTTTCCCGTCTCCGCCCGGCTCGCTCTTCGGGCGAAGCAGGCGAAAAACGACGAGCTCCTGACCGCGAGCCGATTCGCGGCGCTCGAGGCCCACATCGCTCGCACCCTCGACGAGCGCGAGCGAGTGAGGCTCAAGCTCTTGAATCCCCTTGGCGTCGCCGGTGCGCTGGTCGAGAAGTATCTTGGCGTCGTATCCGCCGAGCTCGGGCTGCTCAAGGATGATCTCGAGATGCTGTCGGAGATCGAACGGCAGCTCACTCTTTATCGTGAGGACCAGACGCGCGACTTTGGCTATCGCCTTGCCGATATCGACAACGCCCTCCTCGATTTCGAGAAGAGAGGAGCTCATTTCTTCGAGGAGACGCTGCGCCTGACTCGTGTCTTCGAGATCGTCAACAAGGCGAGGGTGAAGGCCGATTTCGAGAAAAAGGTCGTGGCGGATTTGCCTCAGACGGTCGAGAAGCGCACCGAGGCGGTCATCGACTGGATGGTCGAAAGCGAGCTACGCCAGTGGAAGGCGGTGATGACGCATCTGGAGAAGCGCCGAACGGCGCGCGAGGGCCGTCTCGTCGGACGCCTCCCAACCACGTTCGAACAGGATCGGAAGCGTTTGCTCGACTCGGTGGGAGCCGCCGCGCGACGAGCGGTCGAGGGCTACGACCGCGAACGGGAGTCGACCCGCCTGGCCGACTCGGTGCAAGCCGCCGTGGCAAGCACGGCGCTCCTGGAGGTGGGTGCCGTGGGCCTGGGAACGCTCGTGAGCCTCATAGCGACCTCGACCGCAGTCGACGTCACCGGCATTCTCGCCGCCGGGGCTCTCTCCATCGTCGGGC
This region of Vicinamibacteria bacterium genomic DNA includes:
- a CDS encoding dynamin family protein, translated to MSLARILSDKEEKLLREERSALGELRLALERVGIEEGDASSFDASHRQLDELFLLVVAGEFNSGKSAFINALLGEALLEEGVTPTTRRITVVTQGEKTSRENGLVTAPIDVLENVNIVDTPGTNAIEREHERITREFLPRADLVLFVTSADRPFTESERAFLESIRNWGKKIVLVVNKIDVLEDSRQIDEVEGFVSAQGAKLLGGSPEVFPVSARLALRAKQAKNDELLTASRFAALEAHIARTLDERERVRLKLLNPLGVAGALVEKYLGVVSAELGLLKDDLEMLSEIERQLTLYREDQTRDFGYRLADIDNALLDFEKRGAHFFEETLRLTRVFEIVNKARVKADFEKKVVADLPQTVEKRTEAVIDWMVESELRQWKAVMTHLEKRRTAREGRLVGRLPTTFEQDRKRLLDSVGAAARRAVEGYDRERESTRLADSVQAAVASTALLEVGAVGLGTLVSLIATSTAVDVTGILAAGALSIVGLLVLPAKRRRARRELNAKVAEVREQLMGSLRQQFEREMTASLSRIEDAVAPYTRFVRSERDRLGKARTELEDSRSELGGLKEEIDGL